One window of Sphingobium sp. HWE2-09 genomic DNA carries:
- a CDS encoding tyrosine-type recombinase/integrase: MTDILNEAGTARAVLLANFDDYLVKQRGLSARTIYHTLRFANRFLDHRFGDGAISLADLRPADVISFIEHVLAAARRDKTVATHVRIFLQYLFGCGATASNLALSLPKMAKRWDARLPRHLSPDGVEAVLASARSNPRYGARDSAMLLIMARLGLSAVEVIAIQLDDIDWRAGELTVRGKGQLHDRMPITPEVGDALSTYLREERGPATCRTLFVTQRAPYRPFKDWQIVNAILKDALKATGQKPVTPYVGSHLLRHSLKTQLVNASASLDEVGDVLRHRSRSSTMIYARLDIDGLRSIAMPWPVAGGAQ; this comes from the coding sequence ATGACCGACATACTTAATGAGGCGGGGACCGCGCGAGCGGTGCTGCTCGCAAATTTCGACGACTATCTCGTCAAGCAGCGCGGGCTGAGCGCGCGAACGATCTATCACACGCTGCGGTTCGCCAACCGGTTCCTTGATCATCGCTTTGGGGACGGCGCGATCAGTCTCGCGGACCTTCGCCCTGCGGATGTCATCAGCTTTATCGAGCATGTTTTGGCGGCAGCACGCCGCGACAAGACGGTTGCGACGCATGTTCGCATCTTCCTCCAATATCTGTTCGGGTGTGGGGCGACGGCCAGCAATCTGGCGCTGAGCCTTCCCAAGATGGCCAAGCGTTGGGACGCGAGGCTGCCCCGGCATCTGTCGCCCGATGGGGTCGAGGCAGTGCTCGCTTCGGCGCGCAGTAATCCGCGATATGGCGCGCGCGACTCCGCGATGCTGCTGATCATGGCACGACTCGGCCTGAGCGCGGTCGAGGTCATCGCGATCCAGCTCGACGACATCGACTGGCGCGCTGGCGAACTGACGGTGCGCGGCAAAGGCCAGTTGCACGACCGGATGCCGATCACGCCGGAGGTCGGCGACGCGCTGAGCACCTATCTGCGCGAGGAACGTGGCCCGGCGACCTGCCGCACCCTGTTCGTCACGCAGCGCGCACCCTATCGACCGTTCAAGGACTGGCAGATTGTCAACGCGATCCTCAAGGACGCATTGAAGGCGACCGGACAGAAGCCGGTGACGCCCTATGTGGGATCGCACCTGCTGCGTCATAGCCTTAAGACCCAGCTGGTGAACGCGAGCGCATCGCTTGACGAGGTCGGCGACGTGCTGCGGCACCGTTCGCGCTCATCGACTATGATATATGCCCGGCTCGACATCGACGGGCTGCGATCCATCGCGATGCCCTGGCCGGTGGCGGGAGGCGCGCAATGA
- a CDS encoding tyrosine-type recombinase/integrase, which yields MSLMPQLDRYLSVRRSFGYDLRTSERILRRFTSYADTEGAAHIGTALFLRWHATLADGNGSTRATRLRVVRLFAQWLSGFDLAHEVPPRGLLPDSSNRPRPHIYTTVEIAEIVEAARELPSIYGLRGLTCSTLFGLIAVTGLRISEALALDRDELDQGVLRVRRGKLGRERLLPLDPGVVAHMDAYLAERDRLIGHAAKPLFVTDKATRLTDCSARYNFAQACQRIGLRSHQQYQRHGRGPRIHDLRHTFAVLTMINWYRTGKDPAREMIRLTTYLGHTDPSNTYWYLEAVPELLDLAMARATDGEVAR from the coding sequence ATGAGCCTCATGCCCCAGCTTGATCGCTATCTTAGCGTTCGCCGCAGCTTCGGTTACGATCTGCGCACGAGCGAGCGCATCCTGCGCCGCTTCACCAGCTATGCCGATACCGAAGGTGCGGCCCACATCGGCACGGCGCTGTTCCTGCGCTGGCACGCAACGCTGGCGGACGGGAACGGGTCGACCAGAGCTACGAGGCTGCGCGTCGTGCGCCTGTTCGCGCAATGGCTGAGCGGCTTCGATCTCGCGCACGAGGTGCCGCCGCGAGGGTTGCTGCCGGACTCTTCCAACCGGCCTCGTCCGCACATCTATACCACCGTCGAGATCGCGGAGATCGTTGAAGCCGCCCGTGAACTGCCTTCGATCTACGGCCTCCGGGGACTCACCTGCTCGACGCTGTTCGGGCTGATCGCGGTCACCGGCCTGCGGATCAGCGAAGCGTTGGCGCTCGACCGCGATGAACTTGATCAGGGCGTGCTGCGGGTCCGGCGTGGAAAGCTTGGCCGCGAGCGACTGCTGCCGCTCGATCCGGGCGTGGTGGCTCACATGGATGCCTATCTTGCCGAGCGGGATCGGCTGATCGGACACGCGGCGAAACCGCTGTTCGTCACCGACAAGGCAACGCGGCTGACCGACTGCTCGGCCCGCTACAACTTCGCGCAGGCCTGCCAGCGGATCGGGTTGCGATCCCACCAACAGTATCAGCGACATGGCCGGGGACCGCGCATCCACGACCTGCGTCACACCTTCGCGGTGCTCACGATGATCAACTGGTATCGCACCGGCAAAGACCCGGCGCGCGAGATGATCCGGCTGACGACCTATCTGGGCCATACCGATCCCTCCAACACATACTGGTATCTGGAAGCGGTCCCGGAACTGCTCGATCTGGCGATGGCGCGTGCGACCGATGGGGAGGTGGCACGATGA
- a CDS encoding tyrosine-type recombinase/integrase: protein MSAALPALSQRFFTDRLCTQLEASRHTVAGYRDTFRLLLRYASAQLGKPPVKLTVEDIDVDLVADFLVHTETARGNSARSRNTRLAALRSFFRFVAMTDPTWLLHCQRVLAMPNKRYVKRTVTFLDADEMAALVAAPDRSTWAGRRDHALLLLAVQTGLRASELVGLTRGDVVLGSGAHIRCLGTGRKERATPLRRDTAKLLATWIGADKEESRPLFPSIRGERLSRDALEHLVRKHCLTAARTCPSIGAKRVTPHTLRHSNAMDLLHHGVDPAVIALWLGHENVETTQIYIHADMRMKEKALARVAAPPTPSGRFRPDDQLLAFLEGLRLCRTAARSKARKLPSTRGRAA, encoded by the coding sequence ATGAGCGCCGCCTTGCCCGCGCTGAGCCAGCGCTTCTTCACCGACCGGCTGTGCACGCAGTTGGAGGCGAGCCGTCACACGGTGGCGGGCTACCGCGACACGTTCCGGCTGCTGCTCCGATATGCGAGCGCGCAGCTTGGCAAGCCGCCGGTCAAGCTGACCGTCGAGGACATTGATGTCGATCTGGTCGCCGACTTCCTCGTCCATACCGAGACGGCACGCGGCAACAGCGCGCGCAGCCGCAACACCCGGCTCGCCGCCCTCCGGTCGTTCTTCCGCTTCGTCGCGATGACCGACCCGACCTGGCTGCTGCACTGCCAGCGCGTGCTCGCGATGCCTAACAAGCGCTACGTGAAGCGCACGGTGACGTTCCTCGATGCTGACGAGATGGCCGCGTTGGTGGCAGCGCCGGATCGCTCGACATGGGCGGGACGGCGCGACCACGCGTTGCTCCTGCTCGCGGTCCAGACCGGCCTTCGGGCATCCGAACTGGTCGGCCTCACGCGAGGCGATGTTGTGCTCGGGAGCGGCGCGCACATCCGCTGCTTGGGCACGGGCCGAAAGGAGCGCGCCACACCGCTTCGCCGTGATACCGCCAAGCTGCTGGCGACGTGGATCGGCGCCGATAAGGAGGAAAGCAGGCCGCTGTTCCCGTCGATCCGGGGCGAGCGGCTGAGCCGCGATGCGCTCGAACATCTGGTCCGCAAGCACTGCCTGACGGCTGCGCGGACATGCCCGAGCATTGGCGCGAAGCGGGTCACGCCACATACGCTGCGCCACAGCAACGCAATGGACCTGCTGCATCACGGCGTTGATCCAGCGGTGATCGCACTCTGGCTTGGTCACGAGAACGTCGAGACCACCCAGATCTACATCCACGCCGACATGCGGATGAAGGAAAAGGCGCTCGCCCGCGTCGCTGCTCCGCCCACGCCGTCAGGCCGGTTCCGACCTGACGACCAACTCCTCGCGTTCCTGGAAGGGCTCCGATTATGCCGAACCGCCGCGCGGTCAAAGGCCAGAAAACTACCCTCAACCAGAGGCCGCGCGGCATAA